DNA from Arthrobacter sp. SLBN-112:
TTCCTTCGACACCGAGCAGGGCCCCAAGGGTCCCCAGGCCACCAACATCCAGGCTCTCTAATTTCCTAGAGTTCCGGGACCGTTAGGTTTCCAAGCAGGGCTTGCCGTTCATCGGCAGGCCCTGCTTTTGTTTAACCCACGTGTGCCAGCTCCTTTGATCGAGGCTGCACCTGCCAGAATTGTCAGCATGCCAACAGTGGGAACAGCGCCGGGTCTCAACCTTCGTATCAGCATTGAGGACAGCGAGCCGCTGATTTGGCGCCGACTATTCCTCCCTGAAACTCTGACCATCGGCCAATTCCACCTGGCCGTGCAGGCAGCCTTTGGATGGGAGAACCGCCATCTCTATGGCGTGCGCGGGACAGACTGTGCGGGCCGTGAGCGCAGGATCATTGGGCCCGACGATGAAGCGGAAGACCTGCAGGCAGAGTCCGCGTCCGCCGTCGTCCTCTCCGAACTTCTCGATCCACAGAAGCCAGGGATGGCCTTCGACTACGACTACGACTTCGGGGATTCGTGGACCCATCGTGTGGAACTCGTGGGAGCTGCAGAGCTTCAACCGGGTGAGATGTTGTGTGTCGAGGGCGCCCGGCGCGGGGCGATCGAGGACTCAGGCGGCCCACACGGTTATAGGCAACTAATCGAAGCGATTCAGGACCCATCGCACCCGGACCACCAGGAGGCCACATCCTGGGCTTACGGCATGACTGGTTTGTATGGCCACCGATTCGATCCCGCTGCCTTCGATCTGCACGCCGCCAACAGGAAGCTGCGGATGCTCAGCCTGCAGTGGTGGCCACAGCCGTTAGGGGATCCGGAGCGGGACAGCGTCCTCCGGCCGGTCCGGTGGCTCCTGCATGAAGCGTCCGGCGATGGAGTGGAGCTCACCAAGGACGGTTACCTCAAGCCGGCCCTGGTGAAGCGGGCCATGGAGGAGCTTGGCTGGGCGCACCCGGCCATGGGCAAGGGCAACCGTGAGACGCATGCCCGCCAGGTCGCTGAATTGCGCCAGCACCTGATGGACTGGAAACTCCTGTCCAAACGAAAGGGCCGGCTGGTCCTGTCCCCGCGTGGACGGCGGGGACTCGAGCGGCCCGAGGACCTGTGGGACTACGTGGTGGACGAGATCGCCCGCCCGCAACATCCGGGTGTTTACCTGGTGACGCTGCTGCAGGTGCACTGGCACCTTACCGGCATCGAGCCGCCGTACGCGTTCCAAGCCGGGATCATCCACGAGGACCTGCGGATGGCAGGCATGGTCACCCGTTCAGGCGACCCGATACCGGAGGAGTGGGGCGCCGACATTAACCGCACTGTCCGCTGGAGCCTTGAATGCCTGCACCTGACGGAGCCCGCACGGGACTCCATGGGCCCTCCGCTGCTCACCGACGGCGGGGTAAAATTCCTTCTGGACGTCGTGGACCGGGCCAGGACTTTTCCGCCCGCAGGCCTGCGCCTCGAGCGGCATTTTCCTTAGCCGCGCCGTCTCGACAAGTTCCAGCAGCAGGAGCACTCTTGAAGTGCGCACGCCTTGAGCATGCCAAACCGACGCCGTGGGCGGCGTCTGGAGAATTCCATATGTACCTGCGCGGCACCGGTTGGGGTGGTGCATGTCCGGTCCGAAAATCGGCCGGCACTGGCTGCCCGCGCTCCCCGGCATCGGCAGCCGGAACCTCACTCCGAAAAACAGTGGCCGGTTGGGCCAGTTACGCAATGGGTTGAATCGGCTACAGCTGCACATCGGCATTTATCAGATCGCCGTTTAAGAAAGCACTGCTATGAAGCACTATCGGGGAACCACACCGAGATCCAACAAACTGGCATTCATTGTCGCATTCGCTGTTGCACTACTCGCCTCATTGGCTGCAGCCGGCCCCGCATCGGCCGACGAAGGGAGCCACCGGACCTGGCAGGTGCAGGTGGGCTCTGAATCCCGCGACCAGGAGATTCAGGGGATGGCGTTCCTTCCCTCGGAAATCTTTATCAACAAGCGGGACACGATCACGTGGCACGCTAACTCCGCGGAAATTCACACGGTGACGTTCCTGGCATCGGGACAGTCGCTGCAACCATTCAATCCGTTCAGCAACGACGAGTTGCTGAAGCGCGGAGGGGACAGCTACGACGGGCATTCGTACTACAACTCCGGCCTCCTGGCCAACGTGGACGTCCCTGGCTTCCCCGATGCGAGGAGCTACAGCCTGTCGTTCCCGCGGGAAGGCGACTTTACGTACTACTGCCTCGTCCACGGCATGGTGATGAAGGGAACCGTCCACGTGCGCGATCGGGGCACGGACTACCCCTACAGCCAGGCGGACTACGACAAGGCATCGAGGGCCCAGGAGAGGTCCATCCTCCGGGACGGGCAGCAACTCGACGCATCCCTGGCGCAGCAGGCAAGCAACCACAAGGTAATAGCCGGCGGTGACGACGGCGTGGCGATGGTCATGCGCTTTGTCCGGCCAACCGTCACGGTGCACGTCGGCGATACCGTCGTGTTCGCCAACACAGGCATGGACGCTCCCCATACCGTCACGTTTGGCACCGAACCGGCGAACATTTTCGCCCCGTCCGGCGACCGCTCGCATTTCAACGGCGGCGATCTCAATTCGGGAATCATGTGGCCCGGGGATGAGTTCGCTGTGACGTTCCAGGCGAAGGGAACCTTTGAGTACATCTGCGCACTCCATGACTACATGGGCATGGTGGGCAAGGTGAGGGTCGTCGACTGACGCCATAGACACCGGCGGGATACGCGGTCCGGTCGGGCGCCTGCCCGGCCGGACCGTTTGCGTTCGGGGTCAGCGCAGCCCCATCGCCTCCCGCACCTCATCGAGGATGTGGTGCATGGCCCGTTCTGCCTCCGCGGTATCGCCGCCGGCCACGGCCGATGCAACGTCATCGTGCGCCTGCAGTGCCTCGCTCCGCGGCTTGAACGGCATGAGCCCCTGCCGGGTCCGGCTGGTCAGGACCTCCGCGATCATCCCTTCCAGGGCCCGGAACATTTCATTGCCGCAGCTTCGCAGCAGCAGCTGATGGAACGCGATATCGGCGGCCAGGAAGGCCTGGAGGTCACCGGCCTCGCCCAGGCGGCGGAGGTCGGCGGCCAGGGACACCAGTTGTGTACGCTCCGCGGCGCTGGCCCGGCGTGCCGCGCCCGCGGCGGCGATCGGCTCGACGGCGATGCGCAGCTCGGTGAGGCTGCTGTACTGCAGGTCCCGCCGGTCCGAGGCCAGCCGCCAGCGCACCAGGTTCGGGTCGAAGACGTTCCATAGTGAGGGTTCCTGCACCACGATGCCCACACGCCGGCGTGAGTAGACCAGGTTCATCGATTCCAGGACCTTCATGGTGTCCCGGGCAACGGTCCGCGAGATCCCGTATTCGTGCTGCAGCCCTTCCAGCGTGAGCCGGGTACCCGGGGCGAGTTCCCCTGAAGCTATGGCAACCCCCACCGCCTCAATGACCCGGCCCTGCGCCGCCGGGGCGGGAGCGCCGTCGTGCACTTCATCGCCGTCCTGGACTGTCGCCGTCGACATTCTTTTTCCCCGTTCCGTTACGCGCCGCTGCGCCTCTCCAGAATAGCGGTGAAACCGGTAAAGGTATGACTTATGACACGATTAGATAGTATCTTTGGGCAAGAAAGGTGATACCTTATCGCTGGGCCGATGAACACCGCGCCCGCAGCGAGCTTCTTCGAAAGCCAAAGACGTCTTCTCCGGAGGTATGACATGCAGTATCCAGCCACGCACCTGGTGGTCATGGGCGTTGCCGGTTCCGGCAAATCCACCCTGGCGGCCGCCCTGTCCCAGCAACTGGGGTGGGCCTGCGCAGAAGCCGATGAGTTCCACCCCCAAGCAAACATCACCAAGATGAGCCAGGGGATTCCGCTCCAGGACGAGGACCGCTGGCCCTGGCTCGAGGAGATCCGCAGCTGGATGACCGCGCAGGCCGCCGCCGGCAAGAGCACCGTCCTCACCTGCTCCGCGCTTAAGCGCGGCTACCGTGAGCTGCTCTCCGGCTCAGAAGGCCGCGTCATTTTCCTCCACCTCGACGGCGGCGCGGACTTGATCAGCCAGAGGATGCAGGGGCGGGTGGGCCACTTCATGCCGCCCACCCTGCTGCCCAGCCAGCTGGCAACCCTTGAGCCGCTCAGCCAGGAAGAGCTGGACGCAGGCAGCCTCCGGCTCGACATCTCGTGCTCACCCGAAGAGCTGGTCGCCGCCGTCGTCCATGCCCTCAACCTCCCCTCCGGCCAGGCGCCCGCGGCGTCCTGACCCCCTAGTCCCCAACCCTGTTTCAAAGGAGAACCATGACCATCGAAGGATGGACCCAGACGATGGGCGCAGGCCCCCTGCTGCTCATCGCCGCCGCGGCAATTCTTGTGCTGCTGTTCCTGATCATCCGGCTCCGGATGCACGCCCTGATCGCCCTGATCCTCATCAGCCTGGCCACCGCCTTTGCCACCGGCATCCCCGCCAACCAGGTGGTCCCGGTCCTGGTCAACGGCTTCGGCACAACCCTGGGGACGGTGGCACTGCTGGTGGGCCTGGGCGCGATGCTCGGCCGGATCGTGGAAACCAGCGGCGGCGCCAAGGTGCTGGCCGACTACCTGATCGGCGTCTTCGGTGAAAAGCGTGCCCCCTTCGCGCTGGGCCTGGCCTCACTGATCTTCGGCTTCCCCATCTTCTTCGACGCCGGCCTGGTGGTCATGCTGCCGGTGGTCTTCGCCGTCGCGCACCGCCTCGGCGGGGGAGTGCTCCGCTACGGCCTGCCCGCTGCCGGTGCCTTCTCGGTGATGCACATCTTCCTGCCGCCGCACCCGGGGCCGGTGTCCGCCGCCACCTTCTTCGACGCCAACATTGGCCTGGTCCTGATCGCAGGCCTGATTACCGCCATCCCCACCTGGTACGTCACCGCATACCTCTACGGCCTGTACACGGGCCGGAAGCTGGTGCTTCCGGTTCCCGAAATCCTGGGCCACGCCAGTGCCGAAGCGGAATCCCACCCGCCGCGCTTCCGCACCATCCTGGGCCTGCTCTTGCTGCCGCTGGTACTGATCTTCCTCAACACCGGGCTGAACACCCTGGCCTCCTCCGGCGCCCTGGACGCGTCCGTCAAGAAGGAGCAATGGTTCCAGGTCCTGCGGACCATCGGTGAAACCCCCGTGGCGCTGCTGATCGCCGTGCTCGTTGCCATGTTCGTCCTCGGCACCCGCCGCGGCCGCGACGCCGGAGCCCTCGAGAAGCTGCTCGAATCCTCCCTTGGGCCGGTCTGCTCGGTCATCCTGATCACCGGTGCCGGCGGCATGTTCGGTGGTGTCCTGCGCACCTCCGGCATCGGCAAGGCACTGGCCGACGTCCTGGGCGGCGTGGGTATTCCCCTGATTCTCGCCGGTTTCCTCATTTCCGCCATCCTG
Protein-coding regions in this window:
- a CDS encoding plasmid pRiA4b ORF-3 family protein → MPTVGTAPGLNLRISIEDSEPLIWRRLFLPETLTIGQFHLAVQAAFGWENRHLYGVRGTDCAGRERRIIGPDDEAEDLQAESASAVVLSELLDPQKPGMAFDYDYDFGDSWTHRVELVGAAELQPGEMLCVEGARRGAIEDSGGPHGYRQLIEAIQDPSHPDHQEATSWAYGMTGLYGHRFDPAAFDLHAANRKLRMLSLQWWPQPLGDPERDSVLRPVRWLLHEASGDGVELTKDGYLKPALVKRAMEELGWAHPAMGKGNRETHARQVAELRQHLMDWKLLSKRKGRLVLSPRGRRGLERPEDLWDYVVDEIARPQHPGVYLVTLLQVHWHLTGIEPPYAFQAGIIHEDLRMAGMVTRSGDPIPEEWGADINRTVRWSLECLHLTEPARDSMGPPLLTDGGVKFLLDVVDRARTFPPAGLRLERHFP
- a CDS encoding plastocyanin/azurin family copper-binding protein; its protein translation is MKHYRGTTPRSNKLAFIVAFAVALLASLAAAGPASADEGSHRTWQVQVGSESRDQEIQGMAFLPSEIFINKRDTITWHANSAEIHTVTFLASGQSLQPFNPFSNDELLKRGGDSYDGHSYYNSGLLANVDVPGFPDARSYSLSFPREGDFTYYCLVHGMVMKGTVHVRDRGTDYPYSQADYDKASRAQERSILRDGQQLDASLAQQASNHKVIAGGDDGVAMVMRFVRPTVTVHVGDTVVFANTGMDAPHTVTFGTEPANIFAPSGDRSHFNGGDLNSGIMWPGDEFAVTFQAKGTFEYICALHDYMGMVGKVRVVD
- a CDS encoding FadR/GntR family transcriptional regulator, whose translation is MSTATVQDGDEVHDGAPAPAAQGRVIEAVGVAIASGELAPGTRLTLEGLQHEYGISRTVARDTMKVLESMNLVYSRRRVGIVVQEPSLWNVFDPNLVRWRLASDRRDLQYSSLTELRIAVEPIAAAGAARRASAAERTQLVSLAADLRRLGEAGDLQAFLAADIAFHQLLLRSCGNEMFRALEGMIAEVLTSRTRQGLMPFKPRSEALQAHDDVASAVAGGDTAEAERAMHHILDEVREAMGLR
- a CDS encoding gluconokinase, with protein sequence MQYPATHLVVMGVAGSGKSTLAAALSQQLGWACAEADEFHPQANITKMSQGIPLQDEDRWPWLEEIRSWMTAQAAAGKSTVLTCSALKRGYRELLSGSEGRVIFLHLDGGADLISQRMQGRVGHFMPPTLLPSQLATLEPLSQEELDAGSLRLDISCSPEELVAAVVHALNLPSGQAPAAS
- a CDS encoding GntP family permease gives rise to the protein MTIEGWTQTMGAGPLLLIAAAAILVLLFLIIRLRMHALIALILISLATAFATGIPANQVVPVLVNGFGTTLGTVALLVGLGAMLGRIVETSGGAKVLADYLIGVFGEKRAPFALGLASLIFGFPIFFDAGLVVMLPVVFAVAHRLGGGVLRYGLPAAGAFSVMHIFLPPHPGPVSAATFFDANIGLVLIAGLITAIPTWYVTAYLYGLYTGRKLVLPVPEILGHASAEAESHPPRFRTILGLLLLPLVLIFLNTGLNTLASSGALDASVKKEQWFQVLRTIGETPVALLIAVLVAMFVLGTRRGRDAGALEKLLESSLGPVCSVILITGAGGMFGGVLRTSGIGKALADVLGGVGIPLILAGFLISAILRIAQGSATVALTTTAGLIAPAVAAAGMNGMQVAALVIAVAAGSVVVSHVNDSGFWLVGRFFGMDVKTTLKTWTVMETLIGVMGFAIAAVIFLVAGAVG